CCCTGGCAGCTGCttgagggtggggggagagggtcAGGACATGGTGGCCCCCAGCCCACACCAACCTGGCTGGCCTTGGCGTTGACGTTGCCCATGCTGAAGAGCCTCCTGACCACGTTCATGTCGTCCTCCTGCTCGACGGCTGCCAGCGCTGCCAGCATGAGAGCTGTGTAGCCAGCTTTGTTCTGGTGGTCCACATTACAGACCCCTGTGGGGATGGGCAGAGCGGCGGGGCTCAGGGTGCTGCGGGGCTGGTGGGAGGCACGGACCGAGCCAcgtgcctggctcctgccctgcccagggtgCTGCGAGCCGTCCCACAGCCCTGTGGGCACAGACCTGCTGATGGGTCCCCCCCCCATCAAATCTGGGCTCCCAAAGGGCTGGGGTGGCTGCCCAAACCCCCCACCTGCACACGTACgcagcccagggcagctctccctgcccctctgctGCCGGCACCTTCCCCCCGTGCCTGGCGTGGCCAGGACGTGACCCGGGGTACAGAGTGGGATGGTGGCAGGGGGACATTTCTGGGGGCGGGAGGCACTGACCCGTGTCCAGCAGCAGCCGCACAATGTGGAAGTTGGAGTGGGAGACGCTGTAGTGCAGGGCCGTGTTGCCATTCCCATCTGCCAGGTTCACCACGTGGGCCAGGAGAGCTGGCGAGACCTCGGCGAAGGCCAGGAGGTGGTTGGCAACCGTGTCGGGGACGGACGACTTCTGGCTGGACAGACGGAACCACTCCTGCAGgaccaggctgctgctggcgaGCTGCGGGCAGTGAGCGGGGCTGAGCCAGGGGCCGCGGCTGCCCCCTGAGcctctgcacagccctgccgCCACCCCCCCAACCCCTGCACCCACCCTGCACCCACCCTGCAcccacctccctgctgctggccctggTGGGGAGCAGAAATCCTGCTCCAGAGGGGACTGGGTGAAGGCAGGACCCCGAAACCCCAAAACCACGCTGGGATGGCCCGAGCTGAGTCCACACGGGTTTTGGAGTATCTGGGACAAAGCCTGGAGCaaagggctgtgttttgggggaaggCGCTGAGCCGGGCTTTGCTGGCCCATCTTTGGGGAGGGCCAGCCCCAGGGGGGGACCCCGGCAGTGGCTGGGCGAGCCGTCCCACCCGCAGCACCCCACTCACCGCCTCTTTGCTCTTGGTGGCACCGGGGTGGCCCAGGTGGGTCTTGACGATGAGGCAGGCCTCCCGCATCCTGGGGCTCAGCTCGAACCTGGGGAGAGCACAAGGGCGTCTGCGGCGTGGGGCTGCGTCGCCCCACCAAAACCGCGCCGGCAAGGGGCACCCCGAGTCCCCCCCACGGAGGTTTTGCTCCTCTCCCCGATGCCTGCGAACCTCGATGAGCTCCCCATGGTGCAACATCCAGCCCGGTGGTTGCACCCTCTGCAAACCCCTGCTGAACTGAGCCTTATACGGACGTGCTCAGGCACAGTTTACCCATTTTAGGccaaattttttccttttgttgaaaaatgccattaagggctgttgggtttttttgtcccccTCCAAACTATCTCCAGCAAAGAGGCATCTGGGGCCTTGGTCTCATCCTTCCCTTAGCAGACCCAAGAAGCTGGAAGGATTCTTTCCTGCCAAATGCCAAATGGTTTCTGCAGGAGCTGAATATGTTTTTCCCATCGGCTGCACCAAAAGCGGGGCAGACGCCCTGAGTCGGCAGGGTCGGTGCCAGCCCGTGGCTCCCAGCTGCACGGGGTGAGGGAGCCTACCCCATCGGCACTTACTTCTCTTTCACCTCGGGGGGCTCCGGCAGGGTCACGCTGGCCCCTTCATGTTCCCATCCTGGCTCACGCTCgccttccccagcctcctcctcgGAGGTTTCGGTGTCCCCCTGCTCCTCACTGTTGGAGCTGTCAGCTGAAGCCTTCTCGGAGGAgctgtctccttcctcctcctcctcctcgctggaCGTGCTCTCGTACCTGCACAGAGGGAGATGCTCTGTGGCAATGTGGCGCCTGGTTGGTCCCCTCCAGGCCCCTCCATTGCCACTGTCCCCAGCCCAGGACAGGGAtgccgggggccggggctggcccAGGAGGGTGGCAGGAGCCCCTCGGCACGTACTCCCCGTTCAGCACGCCCACAAACTGCAGGCTCTTCTTGCTGCCCTCAGCCTCGCTCCGGGGGGGACCGTCCCGCTTCTTCATGATGGACTTCAGGGCTCCTGGGGGTAGAGAGATGGGTGTCAGGGGCCAGTGAGCAGGAACCTCcccctggggctgcccgggcaccccaaacccaccagaccccatggaagggacaTGGGCAgagtgcaggcagctgctgtgaCACAGGTAGCATTGCCCGTGCAGGTGCTGTCCCCAACAGGGCCACCCTCTCCCTTCCCGCAGGAACATCCCAGCCCAGACTCTGGTGTCATCCCCGGCGCCGACTCACCGGCCGCAGGGCTCAGGGCAGCTCCGCCATCCCACGCCGGGGATGTGTCCTGGCCGCTGTGCGTTGTCTCTGGTGTGGCTGCCCTGGGGGCCGGGCTGTCCTGGCACGTCCCCCCCATTGCTCCTGCACCCTGTGCCGAGTGGCCGCTCGGGGCATCGCCCGCACCGGGCTCCATCTCCTCACCCGCCGGGACGGTGCTGCCCATGTCGGTCTGGCTGCCCTTGTCTTCACATCTGGTGGCCGAATCGGGTCCGACCGCCACGTCCCGCCCGTCGGGGCGGCAGCCCACGCCGACGCAGATGGTCGGTGGGCAGCACCCCACGCCTGCCTCCGCCGTCTCTGGGGGGTCGCCGGCCGCCCGGCTCTGTGTCGCCACCGCCGCCTCCACCAGCGCCTCAGCCACCTGCGGCTTGGCCGTCACCTCCTTGTCCGCCTgcccgcggggccggcgggcgcACACCTCCAGccgcagctcctccagctcctgcgTGGCCTCCCGCAGGTGCCCCTCCATCAGGGCGATCACCTCCTTCTGGTGTCCCACcgtctgctgcagcagctccagctcctgctctgcctcgCTGGCCAGCCCCAGCGAGGACTCCAGCACCCAGACGGCCGCGTCCTTGCGCTCCCTCGCCCCGCTGTCCGGCACGTCGCCGCCCTCCTGCTGTGACCGGTAGTAGAAGACAGCATCGGTCATGGCCCGGTCCTCGCCCACCGCCACAGAGCGGCATGGCCTCTCGGCAGCCTTGGGGCTCCTGCCCGGCCAAGCCCTGCCGCCCCGCTCTGGCACGGCCAGCTTCTCCGTCAGCTTCCTCAGCTCCGCGATCTTGCTCACTCGCCCCTTTGCCGGCTCCGCTTCGCTCTCCAGCCCCGCTTGGGGTGGTTCCTCGCCCCCTCCCACCGCCTCGGAGCCAGGGGGGCGGCCAAAAGCCTCGCCAGGCTCCGCCAACAGCTTCTCCATCAGCTTCGCCTTCTCCCTCTTCAGCTCGCAGATCTGCATCTCCAGGAGGGGGATGGTTTTCACCTGCTCCTCCAGGTCCCGGAGCTGCCGCAGGGCTGCGGCCATCTGCTCCCGCACGTGCTGCAGCGGGGCAGCGCTGAGCCCCGCCGCCGGCGTGCTGTGCCCTGAACTGCCAGGGCTCACCCGTCCCCAGCCCGCCTGGCCCTCGGTGCCTACTGGCACCCAGGGGGGTGGCTGACTCGGGGCGCCCAGCGGGCCACCGCGGGGGGGACCACCGATACCCTGCAGATGGCCCTGCTCttgctccagcctcctgctcgTCTCCAGCAAGGTCTTCTCCACCCGTGGGTTTCGCACGAGGCACTTGCGGGTGGGAGGTGGGAGCAGCCGTACCGCCGGCGGCGGCGAGACGGGGTGGGAGGCTGGCTTGCTCAGGGGCTCCAGGGGTGCCCGGCCGTGCGGGGACAGCAGCAGCGCGGTCCTGCCCTCCTCGCTGGCCGTGGAGGCGAGGGACTCGGTGGAGGTCCAGGCGCTGGcgtggctgctggggctgcgcAGGGCACTGGGCGGCTGCCGGGCCCCTTTCGCCCTGCGAGGCAGCGGCACTTTCTTGAGCGTTTGGCCGCTTTCGATGTCATCAACGTATTTCAGGAAATCCAGGTCCAGGAGGAAGCCGTAGGGGGTTTCCACTGAATACGAGCTCTTCTCCCCATCGTCCTGGTCCCGGTACAAGAATGGGCCCCCGAGATCTGCAAGAGGAGCGGGGACGGTTAGGCAGGGACCTGGTGGAGACAGGAAGGCTTTTCCATCTGAGTTACACTGGGAtttgcagcctgcagcccccctccccaccctgacACTGCTGGCAGTGGGCCCAGTGGAGAGCCCGTCCCCAGCACCCTCGGTGCTGTTGGGTGTCACAGGGCACCCGCTCTGTACCAGGGCGGTGCTGGGGTGAGGAAACCCATTGGGATGGGACGGGACAGCTCAGCCCTGCCACTCCCCTCACGATCCTTCCACTGTCCCTGCCCGGTGAAGACCCCAGTCCCTTTACCTGGGAGGTTCTGGTTCAGGGGTGCAGGCTGAGCCATCTTCTCCCCGGGATGCTGCTGACCAGGGGACCATCAACCTGCAACAACAACGGGGCCACGTCCAGTGAAACCCTGCAAACCGGGGGCCACTGAGCCCCACACAGCCGAAAACCACTGCCCCCCCACTCGGGGAGCACCCCACAGCCACCCCCCGCCATCCGCCCGGGCCCCCCTCgcctccctccagccctggtGCCGCGGGGCTGAAGCTCGAGCCAGCGGCCGGGCGGGCGAGCGCAGTGCTGCCTGTGGGGCCAGGGATTGTTTGTACATTTAAGGAATGCTTCGCAGCCTGGGCTGGGACGGCCGCGGCGGTCGCGCTGCCAGCTCTGAGGGTGCAGAGTCATGAGTCAGAGCTCGGCCGCACTGGGGGAGcgggctggaaaaaaaaaaaaaaaaagaggctgcaGCCCCTTATGGGTGCGATTCTCAGCGGCGAAGTTTGCTTTGGATAAAGGGAATCGATGCTTTTGCAAAGCCACGTGaccacaggcagctgccagcacccaTCGGTTGCTGGGTGTGATGTCTGTCCTCGCCGCCCGGGGTTGAGCGGGGCTGGGGTGCCCTGCGCAGCCCCTCCCCGCCTCAGAGGTGTCTTGAGGACCGGTGACCCCCAGGAGGGACCTGGCTGCTTTTCCCCTGTTGATAATGCGGGATAAGGCAtggcgggaggcgggggggaaTGAAATGGGAGCCTGGTTTTCCCAGGAGCCAGGCATGGGCATGCTGGAGGAGAGCCAGCAGGATGCGGCTGCGGTCCAGGGGTGAGCTCACGGCTGGGGGTGCCGCCAGCTGTGAGCGTTCAGCTGGGACCTGCCGCAACATCTGGCAGCATCTGGGTGCCGGGGCTCAGGTGGGAAGtgctcctggcaggagcaggatgGGGGCAAACAGCACCCTTGGGAGCACCCACTGCCGCTGCGCACGGCCTCACCCTCCAGGGACCCGTGGGTTCCCTGCGCGGCGGGGGATGCGGTGGCCCTGCCCACGGGGCGCAGGTGGCCACGGGGCTGTGCAGCTGTCAGCGGGCAAAGCATTTGGCACCGTGCTATTTTCGGAAGAAAGCAGGGGAGGAGGCATGCCGCAGAGGAAAGGTAGCTCAGGCACAGCCCTAAGGGAAGCTGAGGCTCAGCGCTGCCCAGAGAAGGGCACAGGATCCGGCCTTGGCTGCACAGAAACACCCGCATCCATCCCCAAATCCTCTGCCCATGACAACTGGGGGATCCAGGCTTTTCTAGCAGAGATGCTGTGGCTGCCTTCGCCACACGGCCCAGCTTGGGGATGACGTGACAGCCCCTGGCTCGCACCCGCTGCCCACAATGATGCCGCCTGCCACTCCTCAGCCCTGGCCGTGCCCCTGTGGTCTCCAGCTCGTGGCTCGCCCTGACCATGCGACTGCCAGAAGCCAGAGGAGCAGCCGTGGCACAGGCAGCGCTGGGCCAGGCTCAGGCTGGGCACCCAGGCGACATGGCAGCCTCCCACCGCCAGCCCCAGCGCACGGGGATTGAGCAGTTGAGTCCAACCGGGCAGGGATGAGACGCTTCCCATCAGTCACCGGGCCGGATCCTGGGGCTCTCCCACTCCTCTACCAGCCCATCTGCAGCCAATGCACATCCCAACTTCTACCTCCCTTGGGATCATCCCAGCTTCGTGCCGGTACCCCTTCCACCTCCCTTGGGAACGTCTCGGCTCCGTGCCGGCACCCCTTCCACCTCCCTTGGGAACGTCCCGGCTCCGTGCCGGCACCCCTTCCACCTCCCTTGGGAACGTCCCGGCTCCGTGCCGGCACCCCTTCCACCTCCCTTGGGAACGTCCCGGCTCCGTGCCGGCACCCCTTCCACCTCCCTTGGGAACGTCCCGGCTCCATGCTGGCACCCTTCCACCTCCCTTGGGAACATCCTGGCTCCATGCTGGCACCCCACCATTCCTGTGCCGCCGGCTTCGTGCCTAAAAGGGTCCGCACATCCCTCACCTCGTCTAATCCCTCCCGCCCCGGGAAGCTGTCAGCTTCCTCCTCCGCACGGCCCTCGCTGCAGGTAATTAAACAGTGCCGGGGCCAGCACAAACTTCCCGCTGGGCTCTGCACACGCTGTAAAccaaacaggaggaagagggacaGCAACAGGAGCCAGAGCCAGCGGGTGCGTTTCCTCGGGGGAAGCGGCCGGCAGCTCCCTTCCGCCGCCCGGCCGGGTATTGTCCTGCCTGAGGCCGCGCCAGGAAAAGCCACCTCCGCCAGGACCCCTGCCTGGAGGTCCCCCGCACCGCTCCCCCCCGCTTGCGGCAAAGGTGCCCGTTCCTCCAGCACTGCCCCGCTCTTCCCTCTGCGGACCCAGGGACGCACTGCTCGTCCCCCCTGCCACCTCGTCCTGCTCCTTCAGCCGACgccagcagctgctgtcaaCTGTGTGGCTGCGCTGCCCGTTCCCAAAGCTGGGGGAgatcctcctgcagctcccctgcAGCTCTTGGCCCCCATTACTTTTGGTCCGATGGGATGGGCtggagccagggcaggagctTCTGCCTTCACCCAGCTCCGAAACAAAGGACCAGGCGAGGCGATGGGACCTGCAGGCTCCCAACCACATTCAAATTGCCCCAGGGACCCCGCGATGTGCAAACCTTGACGGGGTCCTTGCAATGTGCAAacccccccggggctccccgtGACGTGCAAACTGCCCCTGGGCTGCTGGCGGGCTGGGTGGCGAGGCGAGCGGCAGGCTGGATTTGAGCTGGCGAGGATGAGCGGTGGAGGCAGACGGTCCCGGTGCACAGCAGCGGCGAGAGGGTTAAGTCCCCACACCCGCAGCCCAGCCACCGCTGGCACCTGCCGGGGCCTGGCCGCACAAAGCCAGCCTTGTCCCCGGCCATCACCGCGGCACCGGTTCAAAGAGAAGCCGCTCTCCACCTGGGCTGAAGTCCCAACGGGGAAGACCGTGCCGGCCACTTTGGTGCCAAAGGCTGattttcagcagctttggcCGCTCCCCTGGGCACCGGGGCTTggtgctgccagggctgggcacAGGGACCCCCGGGTGCCAGAGGCAGGGGACCCTGCATGATCCCAGCTTCctttggaagaaatgaaagcGTTGTTTCTAGCCCCCGTGTTTCCACAGAAAAGCGGGATGGTACAAAGCAAAGCGCCGCTGGGGAGGCTCAGcagtgagaggaggaggaggaggaggaggatgcacaGGGACCCAATTGTCCCCGCAGAGGCAGGGCTACGCTTCGCCGTGGGCTTGCACCTTTATTTCCCCTTCTTGCCGTCGTACCAATGCCAACACAGGAAACTTGGGGCCAAAGCCGGAGCTGTTCTGCTCAATTACAATAAAAAGCCTTGTCAGGCATGGGGCAGCCTGGGCACAGCTCAGGTACCGTCTGGTACCcatgccccagccccaggcagccccctgGGACTCCTGGCCTCGTGGTCCATGGGGTGATCCCCCCTCTGGGTCCCCAAGcccctgggctggcaggggacaGGCCTGGAggaactatttttaaagctccGGACTCCTTTGGGCCCTTTCCCTCGCCAGAGGCACAAGTGGGGCAGCCCCCACCCTGGCTCGGCCACACGCCGCCGTGCAGCCCGAGCCAGTCCACCGGCAGGGCCGGACATGGGGAGGGCTCTCCCCGGCTCTCCTCCCGAGCCAAAATACTGAGGTCATGAGGAATGTGAGAAGAACAGAGTCCAGAGCAGCCCTGGCCAGCACGACTTGATTTATCTCGGCCAGGCACGCTTCCCTCGAAGCTGCGCGCAGGCGATAAGCCCCAAAGCTCGGGGCTGAGGCTGTTCCAAAGTTAAAGGGAAACCACTGAGCAAGCACACGGCTTCCTCCACTGCCAGCGACCTGCCGGGATTCGGGCTCCTCGCACGGAGCCAGCCGTCACGCGTGCCCGTCACCTGCAGTGTCACCCGCCGGCGCTGCAGGCTGGGTGCGGATGGGAAGGTATCTGGGGCTCATCACACCTTCCCAGCCACCCGTCCCGTCCCcatgccctgccctggggctctACAGGATGGCCCGTGCTCCGTGCCACCCACTGTTCCTGTGCCTGCTCGCCCAGGCCACCTTGACCATGCCGtccaggctggggctgctcccggAGGAGCCAGATCCCGTGCGGGTGGGTGCGCCAGCACTGAcccagagagggaaagggaaacgCTTCAATCTTCTCAACAGCCTAATTTCAGGGTTGGGCTGTTGTTTCTGGAGTTGTCATCATCGTCAGCCCGGTTAGTCgggaggctgcaggggctgctcgGGCTCTGCAACCGCTCCAGCGCCTTGGGGACCTCCCTGAGCTCACACAACACCTGGACAACAGGCGCACGGTCCATACACAGATGTATTCCCATGGGGATCAACTCTACGTGCCTCGTCACACCTATAGCTCTATAGGGCTCCTGTATCTCCGCTAGAACACATCCACCACTTGTCCTGCACCCTCGCTGCAGCTGCCCACCAGCACTTTCCACCAACACCTCCCCAATTCCCTCGGGGCTGGTGACAACCCACAGGGTCGGCAACGAGCCCCGATGGCCTGGGATCGCCCTGCTGTGAGGAGGTGCTCGGGGACGAAATGGTTAAATTCACACCCAGGGTGTACAGGCACAGTCAGGGTACACGCACAGCGCCGGGCACAGCCCCATGGTGGGTTCCCCATGTGCACACAGGGAGCACCCCGAACCCAGCAGCACCCCATGTGCCCTCCAGCACCCCAGAGGGGCCTGCAGCAGCCTAGGGTGCCCTGCCACACCCCCAGCCCTGCGggtccccagcacccccaaCCCTGTAGGTCCCCAGTGCCCCGGGGTGcctgcagcacccccagccctgcggGGCCCCAGCACCCCCGGGCGCCCCCCGGCATCCTCAGCCCTAACAGGTCCCCAACACCCCGGGGAGCCCGCCAGCACCCCCGGCCTTGCGGGTCCCCAGCGCCCCTCGGAGCCCCATagcacccccagcaccccgggGTGCCCGCAGCACCCTACACGCCCCCGCACGTCGGGGCGCCCGCCCCCAGCCCAGGAGAGCCCCCCCGGGGACTCCCCGCCCGCGCCAGCCGGGCTAGGCGGCCCAGCCCGGCTCCGACGGCCCGGAGCCGCCCGTACCGGCCCCGGCACCTCCCGGGTGCGGGCAGAAGCCCCACTCCCCCTCCCGGTGCCGCCCGGGAGGAGCCCCCGAGGCGGGGGATGCCGGGGCCACCCCACCCCGCCGGGGTCCCGGCGCGGCCGCGGGGGCTCCGGAGCGGCCCCGAGGCgggccccgggcggcggcggcggctccgggggCCCTGCGGGGCTCCGCCACCGGGACgagcccccgccccgccgccgccgccggagccgctcccggagccggagccgccgcTGCCGGCCGGACCCcgccgtcccgtcccgtcccgtcccgtccccgcCGTCCCTCACCTTGCCTGCCGGGCGTCTGGGCTGCAGCCGGGCCCCAGCGCGGGGCCGCCGTCCCGGGCCCGGCGGCTCTGGGCTGCACCGCGGCgccgggcagcgctgcccgccgcagccccgggcCGAGGGCgggccggcagcggggccgggcgggagcggggccggggcggggcgggggcgggcggggatCGCCCCCGGGCCCCGGCCGGGACGGGCACCGCCCCCGGGCCGCTCACCCCCCGGCGGGATCCCCGCTCACCCCTGGCACGGAGGTCCCGCCGCCCCCCTCTGCTCGGGGGACGGGAGGTCCCTgtccccgtgcccccccccccccccccccccccccccccccccccccccggggtggGATATCCCCCGTGCCAGTCAGCTGGGGGAAGGGGTGTCCCGGTGAGCCCAGGAAGGGGGTGTCCCCTGCCCTGGTCACCCCGGGGGTCCCCTGTCCTGGTTAGCCTGGGGAAGGGGTGTCCCTTGTCCCAGTGAGCCCAGGAAGGGAGGTGTCCCCTGCCCCAGTCACCCCAGGGATGGGGGATCCCCTGCTCTGGTTacccctggggaggggggatcCCCTGCCCCGATCACCTTGGCGATGGAGGATCCCCTGTCCTGGTTACCCCTGGGGATGGGGTGCCCCTACTCTAGTcaccctggggatggggatgtCCCTAACCCTGCTCACCTCGGGGACGGTCACCCTAGAGAAAGGGGGATCCCCCGCCCATGTCACCCAGGTGCCGGGGTATCCCCTGCCCTGAGCTCAACACCACTGCTGGCTGGGGCCTGTGGGTGGCTgggctccagctccctgccccgccgtcctccccccagcacagccccccccccccccccccccccccccccccccccccccccagcctgcctggccCCCATGGCCTCGCGCGCCGCCTGCCTTCGTCCCACCCGTGGCCGGGAGCCCTGTGCCGCTCGCCCCGGCTGGGCTCCCCGGGCCTGGCCCCGCTGGGTTTTTGGCAGCCCTCCCTTGTCCCAGCAGCAGGCtgtttgtctccttttcttgccagctttcttccctgcctgcttcGCGCGCTGGTTGCACGGCCGCCGAGGTCTGGGCCGTCCTCCATCCCGCAGGGACCCCTGGCAGTTTCACACCTTAAAGCTTGCCCTGACTAACTGCTCCAAGCCCTTTCAACGCTGAAACTCTCAGCAaggatttttgcttctttttcttttcccttttcagctgCTGAACCCCCCGGGTATTTTTCCACGGCTGCCTCTTCTGTAACGCTACTCACgggaagagcaggagaaacAAGATGTGCTTCCCGGCGTCCCGCCCAGCTGCCGGCTGGCAGCTTGGGGACTTCCTGAGGAAGAGTTTGCATCCGGACGGAAGTACCTTAATAGCCCTAATGGATCTACCTCCACCAACAGACCTCGTCCCTCTCCAACCCATTTACATACTTGGCCTCTCCGGCATCCTGTGGTAATGAACTTGGTGATTTCATGCCCTCCTTCTGTCTCCAAAGCAGGTCTAGAATAGCACGGCTCTTGTTGATTCACAGACCGCTTGGCAAAGAAATCAGTTGGGTCCTCCGTAGCCGTGCGGCTTGCCTTCTCCATCCAGATCTGGAAAGGTAAAGTCTGGTGCGATGAGTGAAGCCCCACCAGTGTCGGCTTGCCGGCTGTGCCGCAGAGCTCGTGCCCTGCATCCTGGCTCAGAGCTCCATAAAGGGCCCACGTCCAGGTTCCTCGCTCCCAGTCTTGGACATCCGACAAAAATGTCACCCATTGCCAAACAGCAATTCTTGTTTCCTCCTTGCAAAGGTAGGGAAAAGAACCCGTAAAGGAGGAGTTGAGGAAAAATGAGCTTCGGAAAGTGATGTCACCCCAGCTCTGCGGGTGCCAGACCTTGCCCATGCAACTGCTGCCACCCCGGCACCGGGGCAGAGCTGCGAAACGGTGGGGGGGCCTTGGACCATCCAGTGCCCCTGAGGAAATACAGACCTGGGGCTGCCTAAATTTGGTGCTGGAGCACAGAACTGTGGCAGCGCAGAGATGTTTCCAGGCTAAAACTCAACAGCAGCCTTTGAACAAGAGGTGTTGAGTTGTTCCCTGTGCCGATCAGACTCCTCTGGCTTTAAGCTCTGGTGACTGAGAAGAAATAAACCCGAGGGATGGCCCTTCTTTCTAACATTCATGGTTTTCTGTGGAAACTCTGCAAAGCTCAAACGCGAAGACATGGCCTGGAAGGCAGCACGGAGAAAAGCTCTTCCCAAGTCTCGGCTGTCGGCCAGCACGGTGGCTTCAGCCTGGGCCAGGGACGCCGACCCAGGACCGGTCCGAGCTGTGGCACCCGCCTGCCCGGGCCGGCAGCCCCAGCCAAACCCAGGCTTGGAGGCAAATGGCAGCGCCTGCCGGCTTTCCTGCTGCACTCGCGCATGTGCCAAGCTGCGAGTTAGTAAAGGTGCAGCTGTGAGGTTGTGGATATTCAGGTGGGTGTCTGCGTGGGTGAAAGACGCCTGGATGCTCAGTCCCAGTGAGGACACAGGTAAGGATCAGGGATTGCCGCAGCCTGGGACCAAGCTCTTGTATTCAGCATCTCTCTCATCACCCTGCATGGAGTGGTGAGGAGGGCTAGCCAggcttttcttgctgttgtggGGGCAGTTTTGCCAAAACCCAATGGTTTTCTGGTGCTGGAATGTTGTAGTTCAGCTGTCTGGGGCTCTGCAGACTTTCGTGGCATCGTGGCAGGGACCGGCACGGCTGTCCCCAGTCCTGGACCTTGCGCTGGCCAGGGAAACCAGCCCTGACCCTCCTGAGAGCATCCGTCTGAACAAAAAGCTCTGCGACCTGATGAGTTTTCAATTcatcagaaacattaaaaagctttttttggtCCAGAAGAGGGTCTCAAAAAATGGCTTTCCCTGTGAATCCCAATCCTTTGCTCTGTGCCAGCCCCGACTGGGACTGTGCATGTGATCGTGCCTTAGTTTCCCCATCAGGGCAGTTGGAAAGGGAatgcatgtgtgcgtgtgtgctTGTGTTGTGACATGCACTAGCGTACCGGGGAACAGAACCCCGGGAGCTGGAAGTGGCTGCAGACTGACAGAACAGGCTGCGTCCATGTCCTTCCGCACGCAGCACAAAAATTGAGTGGTGTTGGCACATAACAAAACACACGAAGCTTGGCCAGGCTTTCAGCTGGCTGCGAGCAAGTTTTTGCTGCCATCCTGCCTCGTTCAGGTGGCCCTTGGATGGAGAGACTCTGAGAAACGCTGCTGGAGATGCTGGTGGGGaagggctgcagccctgtgtgCTGCAGCACGAGCTGTCCCACTCGCTGCAGCTCTGGACAACTCCGTTTGCTCCCTGGGCAGTGCGATCCCAAAACCTTAGGCACCCTGGTCCCCTCCACGGGCAGCAGGCTCCCGAAGCCCTGAGCATCTCGGTCCTCGCTAGGGCAGCGGGCTCCCGAAGCCCTGGGTGTCCAGGGCTGGCTGGTGGTGGCCCATGGCTGGGAGAAGCTGCGTGTGCTCAGGGTGCACCTGGAAAAGCAGCCGGTGGGGTGGGTTCCGGATGTTTCCTGGCTGCCTGAGTTCATCTCTGCTTGCTCCAGCTCCGCCACGCCTGCCTGAGCCCAGCTCCAtcgccccctccccggccctgCGAACGGGCTGGCCAGGCTGGACACGGCGTGGGACCCATGGGCAAAGGCTGGCCGGGGCTTTGCCTGGCGCAGTCCCTGTAGGAAAGCGGCGTGAACGCCTCCGCACTGCATAAATAAACCAGCCCAGCACGCTTCCCGCCCGGCAGGCTCagctgtccctgcccagcccgGCCGCGGCA
This region of Gymnogyps californianus isolate 813 chromosome 24, ASM1813914v2, whole genome shotgun sequence genomic DNA includes:
- the KANK3 gene encoding KN motif and ankyrin repeat domain-containing protein 3, which translates into the protein MAQPAPLNQNLPDLGGPFLYRDQDDGEKSSYSVETPYGFLLDLDFLKYVDDIESGQTLKKVPLPRRAKGARQPPSALRSPSSHASAWTSTESLASTASEEGRTALLLSPHGRAPLEPLSKPASHPVSPPPAVRLLPPPTRKCLVRNPRVEKTLLETSRRLEQEQGHLQGIGGPPRGGPLGAPSQPPPWVPVGTEGQAGWGRVSPGSSGHSTPAAGLSAAPLQHVREQMAAALRQLRDLEEQVKTIPLLEMQICELKREKAKLMEKLLAEPGEAFGRPPGSEAVGGGEEPPQAGLESEAEPAKGRVSKIAELRKLTEKLAVPERGGRAWPGRSPKAAERPCRSVAVGEDRAMTDAVFYYRSQQEGGDVPDSGARERKDAAVWVLESSLGLASEAEQELELLQQTVGHQKEVIALMEGHLREATQELEELRLEVCARRPRGQADKEVTAKPQVAEALVEAAVATQSRAAGDPPETAEAGVGCCPPTICVGVGCRPDGRDVAVGPDSATRCEDKGSQTDMGSTVPAGEEMEPGAGDAPSGHSAQGAGAMGGTCQDSPAPRAATPETTHSGQDTSPAWDGGAALSPAAGALKSIMKKRDGPPRSEAEGSKKSLQFVGVLNGEYESTSSEEEEEEGDSSSEKASADSSNSEEQGDTETSEEEAGEGEREPGWEHEGASVTLPEPPEVKEKFELSPRMREACLIVKTHLGHPGATKSKEALASSSLVLQEWFRLSSQKSSVPDTVANHLLAFAEVSPALLAHVVNLADGNGNTALHYSVSHSNFHIVRLLLDTGVCNVDHQNKAGYTALMLAALAAVEQEDDMNVVRRLFSMGNVNAKASQAGQTALMLAVSHGRQEMVEALLACGADVNLQDEEGSTALMCACEHGRVETVKLLLAQPTCNISIVDSDGNNAVAIALEAGHSNIAVLLYAHLNGTKAQLPQGTSPAAMKSPGSPKKPN